One Thermococcus sp. MAR1 DNA segment encodes these proteins:
- a CDS encoding DUF4337 family protein, with protein sequence MEEIEVPTEHLHETIKEKAEALGEGNWLMGVAISTALMAVFAALGSLFAGHHSNEALIEQIHASDQWAYYQAKGIKAEIAA encoded by the coding sequence ATGGAAGAAATTGAAGTTCCAACAGAACATTTACATGAAACTATTAAAGAAAAAGCCGAAGCTTTGGGCGAAGGCAACTGGTTAATGGGTGTTGCTATTTCTACAGCATTAATGGCTGTTTTTGCTGCATTGGGAAGCTTATTTGCAGGTCATCATTCTAATGAGGCTTTAATTGAGCAAATACATGCTTCTGACCAATGGGCTTACTACCAGGCAAAAGGCATTAAAGCCGAAATAGCAGCT